In the Phaseolus vulgaris cultivar G19833 chromosome 7, P. vulgaris v2.0, whole genome shotgun sequence genome, one interval contains:
- the LOC137827460 gene encoding transcription factor E2FA — protein sequence MSTAAGPPDRRASPPRGPAGTPVRPPLKRHLAFVTKPPFAPPDDYHSFSSIDSRRLADEAVVVRSPYIKRKGGMNDSEGESHAQKWSNSPGYTNISNITSSPFKTPVSAKGGRTQKAKASKEGRSCPPTPISNAGSPSPLTPASSCRYDSSLGLLTKKFINLVKHAEDGILDLNKAAETLEVQKRRIYDITNVLEGIGLIEKKLKNRIHWKGIESSTPGEVDGDISVLKEEVEKLSLEEQGLDDQIREMQERLRRLSEKESNQKCLFVTEDDIKSLPCFQNETLIAIKAPHGTTLEVPDPEEAVDYPQRRYRIILRSTMGPIDVYLISQFEEKFEEVNGAELPMIPVASSSESNEQLMTEMVPAESSGKEFEPQTQLSSHAYSDLNASQEFAGGMMKIVPSDVDNDADYWLLSDADVSITDMWRTDSTVDWNGVDMLHPDFGIISRPQTPSSGFVEVPTPGANSNQK from the exons ATGTCCACCGCCGCCGGACCTCCCGACCGCCGTGCCTCGCCGCCGCGGGGGCCTGCCGGCACCCCTGTCCGCCCGCCGCTCAAGCGGCACCTCGCTTTCGTCACCAAACCGCCGTTTGCTCCTCCGGACGACTACCACAGCTTCTCCTCCATTGACTCCCGCCGCCTCGCCGATGAAGCCGTTGTCGTTAGATCTCCA TACATAAAGCGAAAGGGTGGAATGAACGACAGCGAAGGAGAGTCTCATGCACAAAAGTGGAGCAACAGTCCTGGATACACTAATATTAGTAACATAACGAGTAGTCCCTTTAAAACTCCAGTGTCTGCAAAAGGAGGAAGGACACAGAAGGCAAAGGCTTCCAAAGAAGGCAGATCATGTCCTCCAACACCCATCTCAAATGCTG GTTCCCCTTCTCCTCTTACTCCTGCCAGCAGCTGTCGTTATGATAGTTCCTTAG GTCTCTTAACCAAAAAGTTCATCAATTTGGTCAAGCATGCAGAGGATGGTATTCTTGATCTAAATAAAGCAGCCGAGACTTTGGAG GTGCAAAAGAGGAGGATATATGACATAACGAATGTTTTGGAAGGCATTGGTCTCATTGAAAAGAAGCTCAAGAACAGAATACATTGGAA GGGAATTGAATCTTCCACGCCTGGTGAGGTGGATGGCGATATCTCTGTGCTCAAG GAAGAAGTTGAGAAACTTTCTTTAGAGGAGCAGGGATTAGATGATCAAATAAG GGAAATGCAAGAAAGATTGAGGAGGCTGAGTGAAAAAGAAAGCAACCAGAA GTGCCTTTTCGTGACTGAGGATGATATTAAGAGCCTACCTTGTTTCCAG AATGAAACTTTAATAGCAATTAAAGCTCCGCATGGAACTACCCTGGAAGTCCCTGATCCTGAGGAA GCTGTAGACTATCCTCAGAGGAGATATAGAATCATTCTTAGAAGCACAATGGGTCCCATTGATGTCTACCTTATCAG TCAATTTGAAGAGAAATTTGAAGAGGTTAATGGTGCTGAGCTCCCCATGATCCCAGTTGCTTCCAGTTCTGAGTCCAACGAACAACTAATGACAGAAATGGTTCCTGCCGAATCCAGCGGAAAAGAATTTGAACCTCAAACTCAGCTGTCTTCTCATGCATACTCCGATTTAAATGCCTCACAAGAGTTTGCTGGTGGCATGATGAAGATTGTCCCTTCAGATGTTGAT AATGACGCAGATTATTGGCTTCTATCAGATGCTGACGTTAGTATAACAGATATGTGGAGAACAGATT